From the Candidatus Peribacteria bacterium genome, one window contains:
- a CDS encoding prepilin-type N-terminal cleavage/methylation domain-containing protein yields MKRAGFTIVEMLMVIGIIGVISGVTVPLYRDYQVRNDLNVATEQVTQGLARARLLSQSAQSDAGWGFYVPAGILYKGDSYATRVAGADETYPMPSTITVTGIFDISYTKVKGQPSSTGSIILTALDSEQRTIEIEVQKETIAVVEGDNLTICHKIGGSAEQTKVIPDAAWPGHQNHGDTLGACATAASSVSSSRSSSRSSSSVSSSRSSSAPSSLSSSVASATCADRFSVSADNTITTTGPLSVIFQSLGAQFGYGNGGPTVPVTVKYSKKANGNSASNLFSGNAINGTGGATQTVTGFKNGDKVVLKFRAYYNDNGWLTYDNTVVSNVNNGSVKVLRNGDLAPTIPGSSGQQSVSSLLQPITVNGRISIGQYDVVMIVDFNYADCPTCTSADFQDGIVLVKFQAPSC; encoded by the coding sequence ATGAAGCGCGCAGGCTTTACTATCGTGGAAATGCTGATGGTGATCGGTATTATCGGCGTGATCAGTGGTGTCACTGTTCCGCTCTATCGTGATTACCAGGTTCGCAATGATTTGAACGTTGCCACCGAACAGGTGACGCAGGGATTGGCGCGCGCGCGTTTGCTTTCACAGTCTGCACAAAGTGATGCAGGGTGGGGATTCTACGTGCCGGCCGGCATTCTCTACAAAGGTGATTCCTATGCAACACGCGTTGCCGGAGCAGATGAGACCTATCCGATGCCGTCGACTATTACGGTCACCGGTATTTTCGACATTTCCTATACAAAAGTGAAAGGCCAGCCCAGCTCCACCGGCTCCATTATTCTGACTGCGCTCGACAGCGAACAGCGCACTATTGAAATTGAAGTGCAGAAAGAAACAATTGCTGTGGTCGAAGGGGACAATCTCACCATTTGTCACAAAATCGGCGGATCTGCAGAGCAGACAAAAGTGATCCCCGATGCGGCATGGCCGGGACACCAGAATCACGGTGACACGCTCGGTGCTTGTGCCACAGCTGCAAGTTCTGTCAGCAGCTCCCGCTCGTCATCACGTTCCAGCAGTTCAGTATCATCATCACGTTCTAGCTCGGCGCCTTCTTCCCTCTCCAGCAGCGTAGCCAGTGCAACCTGTGCTGACCGCTTCTCTGTCTCTGCCGATAACACCATTACAACAACCGGTCCGCTCAGCGTTATCTTCCAGTCACTCGGTGCACAGTTCGGATACGGAAACGGCGGCCCGACAGTGCCGGTTACCGTCAAATATTCCAAGAAAGCCAATGGAAACAGCGCGAGCAATCTCTTTAGCGGCAATGCCATCAACGGCACAGGGGGCGCAACGCAGACCGTGACCGGATTTAAAAACGGCGACAAGGTTGTCCTGAAATTCCGCGCGTACTACAACGACAACGGCTGGCTGACCTATGACAACACAGTTGTCAGCAATGTGAATAACGGATCTGTGAAAGTCCTCAGAAACGGTGATCTTGCGCCAACCATTCCGGGCTCCAGCGGGCAGCAAAGCGTGTCATCACTCCTCCAGCCGATTACGGTCAATGGCCGCATCAGCATCGGACAGTATGATGTCGTTATGATTGTGGACTTCAACTACGCCGACTGTCCTACCTGCACATCTGCTGACTTCCAGGATGGTATTGTGCTCGTTAAATTCCAGGCTCCGTCCTGCTAA
- a CDS encoding type II secretion system GspH family protein, with protein MHPSLCHRRAGFTLLELLVVIGIIGALASIVVAALSPTRQLASSRDAKRQSDVNAILNAVYQYTIDHKGILPGGIPQGDTPRGICTVTATSCNNGVNLRILSGSYLVAIPIDPRAPENGTGTMYFIHQNTNSRLTVTAPLAEEKSIVVTR; from the coding sequence ATGCATCCTTCCCTTTGTCATCGCCGCGCGGGTTTTACGCTTCTGGAACTTCTGGTGGTGATCGGCATCATTGGTGCACTCGCATCGATTGTTGTCGCCGCTCTCAGCCCCACGCGCCAACTTGCATCCAGTCGTGATGCAAAGCGGCAGAGTGATGTGAATGCGATTCTGAATGCGGTGTATCAGTACACCATTGATCATAAGGGCATACTGCCCGGAGGAATCCCTCAGGGAGATACGCCGCGGGGTATTTGTACTGTCACGGCAACGAGCTGCAACAACGGTGTGAATCTGAGAATACTATCGGGTTCGTATCTGGTCGCTATCCCCATTGATCCGCGTGCGCCGGAAAACGGAACGGGCACCATGTACTTCATCCATCAGAACACAAACAGCCGTCTGACGGTTACGGCCCCGCTCGCCGAGGAAAAATCTATCGTTGTGACGCGCTAA
- a CDS encoding type II secretion system F family protein: MLKKTKQTKSAAPAGMHPGSVNLVGMLRKMAPFLFAKKKKVQPHEVAAKRTAAKPVHHAKAKPHPHALKGKEKESKPKGSLVVAKKEEKMTDDQVAATKEALMEEEGFMQKVVKTGPTATITTPKKSLWSMFARAPKEEDALLPAVLAPAAQEEKLTQEELKDDQFLKHVEQKRSDSVVGTATDDPDAPPPPDLGIRPKTALEAFAGGTEQAPSPQADAAPVKGKIISAAQLKKEAQDAKEAATRIARQTEKEMKEEQENKEAGKKEEPAKDVPPPVPHAKRVGPQQSNGFQKFIASVGHFGMGKERMQFIENLATMLNAGLPLIDALRTLGMETRNKGFRKIIIRITETVENGTPLWRAMDAEDLFSLHAIALVRIGEEAGNLAKNMEYLAAQETKDHELVQKVKMAMIYPSIVMVIMFVIVMGLGMFVLPNLIGVLTSLNVELPFITRMVIKFSDVFSAYGLIIAPGSILGMGLFVVLAKYTVLKVPVQWLVFRIPGIGSLLRSATIARFGVIVGGLLKAGVPVVDAVQSLVEVTPILVYRRLYEKLRDHITIGDSFSKSFAAIKGSQKLLPVSVQQLVVTGEKSGALADIMLKVADIYDKKASETAQKLPVILEPILLLIIGTLVGTIAFAIIVPIYSIVGNVGR; the protein is encoded by the coding sequence ATGTTAAAGAAAACAAAGCAGACTAAGTCTGCCGCCCCCGCCGGCATGCATCCGGGCTCCGTCAATCTTGTCGGCATGCTCCGCAAAATGGCGCCGTTTTTGTTCGCAAAAAAGAAAAAGGTACAGCCGCATGAAGTGGCTGCAAAAAGAACAGCAGCAAAGCCCGTACATCACGCCAAAGCAAAACCGCATCCGCATGCGCTTAAGGGAAAAGAAAAAGAATCGAAGCCGAAAGGATCTCTGGTCGTTGCAAAGAAAGAGGAAAAAATGACGGACGATCAGGTGGCTGCAACCAAAGAGGCGCTGATGGAAGAGGAAGGATTCATGCAGAAGGTTGTGAAAACCGGCCCCACGGCAACTATCACCACCCCCAAAAAGAGCTTGTGGTCGATGTTCGCTCGCGCGCCAAAAGAGGAGGATGCACTGTTGCCTGCTGTATTGGCCCCAGCGGCACAAGAAGAAAAGCTGACACAGGAGGAACTCAAAGATGATCAATTTTTGAAGCATGTCGAGCAGAAGCGCTCAGACAGCGTGGTCGGGACCGCAACCGACGATCCGGATGCGCCGCCCCCACCGGATTTGGGTATCCGCCCGAAGACTGCTCTGGAAGCGTTTGCGGGTGGAACGGAACAGGCGCCATCCCCACAGGCAGATGCGGCTCCGGTGAAAGGGAAAATCATCTCTGCTGCACAGCTGAAAAAAGAAGCACAGGATGCCAAAGAAGCGGCAACCCGCATTGCCAGGCAGACAGAAAAAGAGATGAAAGAAGAACAGGAAAACAAAGAGGCGGGTAAAAAAGAGGAGCCTGCAAAAGATGTGCCTCCCCCCGTACCGCACGCCAAGCGTGTCGGGCCGCAGCAGTCGAATGGATTCCAGAAATTCATCGCATCGGTCGGTCACTTCGGCATGGGAAAAGAGCGCATGCAGTTCATTGAAAATCTCGCCACCATGTTGAATGCGGGGCTGCCGCTCATTGATGCACTGCGCACACTGGGCATGGAAACGCGCAACAAAGGTTTCCGGAAAATCATTATCCGCATTACCGAAACGGTCGAAAACGGAACACCGCTATGGCGTGCTATGGACGCGGAAGACTTGTTCTCTTTGCATGCAATCGCTCTTGTACGCATAGGTGAAGAGGCCGGTAACCTCGCCAAAAACATGGAGTACCTCGCGGCACAGGAAACCAAGGATCATGAACTCGTGCAGAAAGTGAAAATGGCAATGATCTATCCGAGCATCGTCATGGTCATCATGTTTGTGATTGTGATGGGACTCGGAATGTTCGTGCTCCCCAACCTCATCGGTGTGCTGACGTCGCTCAATGTGGAACTGCCGTTCATCACCCGTATGGTGATCAAATTCAGTGACGTGTTCTCTGCATACGGACTCATCATCGCACCCGGATCGATTCTCGGTATGGGACTCTTTGTCGTTCTGGCGAAGTACACGGTACTGAAAGTGCCGGTGCAGTGGCTGGTGTTCCGCATCCCCGGAATTGGCTCCCTGCTGCGCTCTGCAACCATTGCGCGCTTTGGTGTGATTGTCGGCGGACTCCTGAAAGCGGGTGTGCCGGTGGTCGATGCCGTGCAGTCTCTGGTCGAAGTGACGCCGATTCTTGTGTACCGCAGACTCTACGAAAAACTGCGCGATCACATTACGATCGGCGACTCGTTCTCGAAGAGTTTTGCCGCTATCAAGGGTAGTCAGAAACTGCTCCCCGTGTCTGTGCAGCAGCTTGTGGTGACCGGTGAAAAATCCGGAGCGCTGGCGGACATCATGTTGAAAGTGGCCGATATCTACGACAAAAAAGCGAGCGAGACCGCACAGAAACTGCCGGTTATTCTAGAACCGATTCTCCTGCTGATTATCGGTACGCTCGTGGGTACGATTGCATTCGCCATCATCGTGCCGATCTACTCGATTGTCGGAAACGTCGGACGGTGA
- a CDS encoding GspE/PulE family protein, whose translation MGRNYSAIVIKNEKDKIVVATSDPTNKFLEEAVRLNFGQTIAIFPDKESTDKKTTSRKAAAHFSFSKQKVEERKKYTGKIEFAYTARKGLEAFFVQYRKPLATRFQQIIDANKKVAPEILEEIFNDAIGLRASDIHFEPQDKIVVVRFRVDGVLHEAGRIPKEYYEGVVNRMKIAANMHIDEHFMAQDGAIRYDTGNGNTMDIRVSIVPIVDGEKIVLRLLSEYVRSLTLADLGFSEEHRAVLEKASHKPFGMILTTGPTGSGKSTTLYALLKLRNHPDVNISTIEDPVEYKVPGINHIQVNTETNLTFANGLRALMRQDPNIILVGEIRDGETASIAVNAALTGHLLFSTLHANDAVTSVPRLLEMGVEPFLLASTLEVVIAQRLVRRICPNCRYSYSVSQSDISKLFPNASKFFEKKKSTLLYKGKGCEACGGIGYSGRIGIYELLIITPEVEELIVKRCSSAEIEKVARSKGMRSLFEDGFDKMLAGATTLEELLRVASPPSAPAPHVKENKAD comes from the coding sequence ATCGGCCGCAACTACAGCGCGATTGTCATCAAAAATGAGAAGGACAAAATTGTGGTTGCAACATCTGACCCGACAAACAAATTTCTGGAAGAAGCGGTACGTCTGAACTTCGGTCAGACAATCGCGATTTTTCCGGACAAGGAGAGTACTGATAAAAAAACAACCTCACGCAAAGCGGCTGCGCATTTTTCTTTCTCCAAACAGAAGGTCGAAGAGCGCAAAAAGTACACAGGAAAAATTGAATTCGCGTACACCGCGCGCAAAGGTCTCGAAGCGTTTTTCGTACAGTACAGAAAGCCCTTGGCGACACGCTTCCAGCAGATTATCGATGCCAACAAAAAAGTCGCTCCGGAAATTCTCGAAGAAATTTTCAACGATGCCATCGGTCTTCGCGCATCCGACATTCACTTCGAACCGCAGGACAAAATTGTCGTTGTGCGCTTCCGCGTGGACGGCGTGCTGCACGAAGCGGGTCGCATTCCGAAGGAATACTACGAAGGTGTGGTGAACCGCATGAAGATTGCGGCGAACATGCACATCGACGAACACTTCATGGCGCAGGATGGTGCCATCCGTTACGACACCGGTAACGGCAACACCATGGACATCCGCGTCTCTATTGTGCCGATTGTCGACGGTGAAAAGATTGTGCTGCGCCTTCTCTCCGAGTACGTGCGCTCCCTCACTCTCGCAGACCTCGGTTTCTCGGAAGAGCACCGTGCTGTGCTGGAGAAAGCCAGCCACAAACCGTTCGGTATGATCCTCACGACAGGACCCACAGGATCAGGAAAATCTACCACGCTCTACGCGCTCCTGAAGCTCCGCAATCACCCGGACGTGAACATTTCCACCATTGAAGATCCGGTTGAATACAAAGTGCCGGGCATCAACCACATTCAGGTGAATACCGAAACAAACCTCACATTCGCAAACGGTCTCCGCGCTCTGATGCGTCAGGACCCGAATATTATTCTCGTGGGAGAAATCCGCGATGGTGAAACCGCATCAATCGCTGTGAACGCTGCGCTCACCGGTCACCTTCTCTTTAGTACACTCCACGCAAACGACGCGGTGACATCTGTTCCCCGTCTGCTGGAAATGGGCGTCGAGCCGTTCCTTCTGGCATCCACTCTCGAAGTCGTGATTGCCCAGCGTCTCGTACGCCGCATCTGCCCGAACTGTCGCTATAGTTACTCTGTTTCGCAGAGCGACATCTCGAAACTTTTTCCGAATGCATCCAAGTTCTTCGAAAAGAAGAAGTCCACCCTGCTCTATAAAGGGAAGGGATGTGAGGCGTGCGGCGGCATCGGCTACTCCGGACGTATCGGTATTTATGAATTGCTCATCATCACACCCGAGGTAGAGGAACTGATTGTGAAGCGCTGTTCCAGTGCGGAGATTGAAAAGGTTGCCCGCAGTAAAGGTATGCGTTCACTCTTTGAAGACGGATTCGACAAAATGCTTGCGGGCGCCACCACGCTCGAAGAACTGCTTCGCGTCGCAAGTCCTCCTTCTGCTCCTGCCCCGCATGTTAAAGAAAACAAAGCAGACTAA
- a CDS encoding type II secretion system GspH family protein, with product MSFSALRARKGFTLIELLLVIGIIAILASIVIVAINPTKQLADARNAQRRADVNTILNAVYQYAIDNNGNLPTTITTTAQMVCATGAADCTGKVDLDVLTGSYIVKLPMDPQVDSASGGTAYVIGIDSSNRVTVSAPRAEQGVTISAQR from the coding sequence ATGAGTTTTTCTGCTCTTCGAGCACGAAAAGGGTTCACGCTCATTGAACTCCTGCTCGTGATCGGCATCATTGCCATCCTGGCATCCATCGTCATTGTGGCGATCAACCCGACCAAGCAGTTGGCTGACGCTCGCAACGCACAGCGCCGCGCGGATGTGAACACCATCCTCAACGCCGTGTACCAGTACGCGATCGACAACAACGGTAACCTCCCGACAACCATCACCACCACCGCTCAGATGGTTTGCGCAACAGGCGCAGCTGACTGTACGGGTAAGGTCGATCTCGATGTCCTCACAGGTTCCTACATTGTCAAACTCCCGATGGATCCGCAGGTCGATTCCGCTTCCGGTGGAACCGCTTACGTCATCGGTATCGACAGCAGCAACCGCGTGACTGTTTCCGCACCTCGTGCAGAACAGGGCGTCACGATCAGCGCACAGCGCTAA